The DNA region GCTACGCACGGCCGTGCCGCCGCTGGTCAACTCGTTTTCCGCGCTGCTCAAGGACTCGTCCCTGGTCTCGGTGCTGGCCATCACCGAGCTCACGCGCATGGGGCAGCTCGTGTATACGCGCACTTTCCGGCCGTTCGAGATCTACCTGGCCATCGGCGCCATCTACTTGCTCATGACCTACTGCGTGTCCTGGCTGTCCAAATTTCTGGAACACAGGCTGTCGTACGGCAGGTAGACGGAAGCTCGTTTCCGTTTCTTCCATATATAAGGAAGGCGCACGCCGGCCTGGATGCTCTTCGATATTGAGGGCAGAACCATACCAAGGCTGGTTGAGCAGCGGCCGCGTGAAATCAGAAACCCCGCCAGGAGCGCATTCCCGGCGGGGTTTTCGGCGTCTCAAGGAGGGAAGGGGTCCTTGATCGCTGCTACTTCTTACGCTTTCCCAGCTCGGAGACGGTCTGGGTGCGCTTGTAGGGCCGGTCCTGGAAGACGAGCATATCGCCGTTGCCCATGGGCGCGATGGTCTGTTCGTCGAACCGGACCGTGACGTAGAGACGGCCGCCTTTGGGCTCTGCCGGGACCTTGACCTTCTTCATCGCGTGGGGATCGTCCTCGGAAGGGAACGTGTACTCGAGGATGTACTTGGCGCCGCAGGGCCAGATGTACATGGAGTGATTCTCGCTGACCCATGTCCCGGCGAACTTGTCCTTTGTGTTTTCAGCACTTTTCTGCTCCCCGCATCCGGAAAGAACAAGTGCACAAAGAAGAGCAAGAACAACGAAAGCATTTTTCATAGTTTTACTCCATATATAATGAAGGAGTTTGCTGCGTATGAGCCTTTTTAGGGCATATTGACACTACATACGCAGCGTATACCGCAGCATTGAACAGAGTATCGCCTGGGCATGCACTGCCCGGACAAGACATATGCTGCCATATTGGAGCATTTGGGAGCTGCATGAGCGCGTCATGTCCAAACGCGAAATGCAGATTTGAGCAGGAGAGAAACGCTCACTCCAAAATGAACCGGACCCAAAGAAGCACAAGTGAATGACAAATTCATAATCACAATCGGAGTTTGTGTGAAGTGTAGATCGTCTCCAATTTGATGCATCATGAATTGAAGAATGCGAAAGGCTCGTTTGGGATTTTGCGGAATTTCAGCGGCCTGGAAACGCAGTCAGGAAGCACGACTTTTTGGAGGAGCTACACTTTATGGGTCAGCGTCGCGGATGCGTCGTGATTTCAACTGGAAAGAAATGGGCAACCCGAACAATTTTTTTATGAAAAAATTTTCGGCACGGGGAGGACCAATTTTCGCCGGTTCAACGACATTGTCGAAGTCGAGAATAGTATGTGATGCCAAGATGATGCGTACGAGGCGCAAAAAAATGACGCTGCCGGAAACATAGAGAGGCGTCCCGGAGAAGGGATTCGGAAAGACCGCGGTGGGTTGGAGGGTGCGTCTGATCAGCGCCCAGCGGCGGGCAGGACTTCCTTGGGCGCGCTTTGCTCCAGGCAGCCGTCCACCTCGCGGATCAGGCGTTCGCGCAGCCGGAAAAAGTGCTCACTCATGATCGCCAGCTCGATGGCCTCGGGCAGTGCCCGGACCTGCGTGCACAGCGTCTTGCCTACGAGCCGCCAGTAGTGCAGCCGGTGGCGCGAGAGCACGCCCAGGCGCACGATGCTCCGGCAGAGGGCAAGGGTCTGCTCGCCGTTCCAGTGCCGCCGCGCCGTGGGGGTGTAGTGCTCCAGGAAGGTGCCGATGCGCCGGTAGTAGGACCGGCAGGAGTAGATCTCTGCGACGATGCGCCGGTACCCGGCCAGCAGGGTTGCGCAATCCATCTTGGGGATGAAGTTCATGCGGCCGTCGGTGTTGTCGCCGCTTGTTTCCGCAAGCAGGCGTTTTTCCTCGCGGAGCCGGTGCCACAGCCGGGTGTAGGGCAGGGCGTTGAGCAGGCCCACCATGGCTGTGACCACACCTACGGTCTGGATAAAGCGGATCTGGATGTCGAAGGTGGACTCGGTGTCGCTGTCGAACCCTACGATGAAGCCGGCCATCACCTGCATGCCGTGGCCCTGGATGGTTCGCACGGCCTGGACCAGGTCGCGGGAGGTGTTCTGGTGCTTGCCGCACTCCTTCAGACTGCTTTCCTCCGGCGTCTCTATGCCCAGGAAGACCTTATTGAAGTTGGCCTCGCTCATGAGCCGCATCAGCTCCGCATCGTCCGAGAGGTTCACGCTGGCCTCGGTGATGAAGGTGAAGGGGTAGCGATGGGCCTTTTGCCAGGCGATGAGCTCCGGCAGGAAGCGCTTCACGGCGCGGGTGTTGCCGATGAAGTTGTCGTCCACGATGAACACGCCGCCGCGCCAGCCGGCGTCGTACAGCGCCTGCACTTCGGCCATCATCTGCTCCGGCGGCTTGGTGCGCGGGATGCGGCCATTGAGCAGGACGATGTCGCAGAACTCGCAGTTGAAGGGGCAGCCGCGGGAGTACTGCAGGGGCATGACGTAGTAATCGCGCGGGTTGATGAGCCGCCATTCAGGTATGGGCACCGTGGTGATCTCGGGCCGGACGTCGGATGCGTACTCGCGTTTCGGGACATCCTGGGCGAGATCTTCCAGGAACATCGGCAGGGTGATCTCTGCCTCGCCGAGCACGAAATGGTCCACAACCTCGGCGAAGTCATCGGTCAAGGCGTTGAACAAGGGACCGCCGCCCACCACGGTTTTGCCCATGTCCTTGCACCGCCTGGCGACCTGCAGCGCCGAGTCCTTCTGCACAATCATGCCGCCGATAAAGACCATGTCGGCCCAGGAAATGTCCGCATCGCTCAGGGAGCGCACGTTGAGGTCGATGAGCCGGCGCTCCCAGGACGCGGGAAGCATGGCCGCCACCGTGAGCAGCCCCAGCGGAGGCAGGGTCGCCTTTCTGGAGACATAGCTCAGGGCTGCTCTGAAGTTCCAAAACGTTTCCGGACAGTTGGGGTAGACGAGCAAAATGTTCATCGAGCGCTCCGTTAAGTTGCAGCCGCACACGTCCACAAGCAAACGACACATCGTACTCCCGGACCGGGTGAACCCGAATGGGGATAATTTGGGGATGGCGATTGATGGGAGTGGTAGGGATGCACGGCCTAGCGTTGCTGCGGAACGCTTTCGGGGCGGGCGGTGAAAATAAGTGGCCAAGGCATTTCTTCGGCACGGCGGCCGGCGCGGGGGCAATAAAAAGGGCCGCCCGGATATGCACCGGCCGGCCCCTTTCCGCTCCCTGTGAGCCTGTGGCGGGAGCGCTATCCCTGCTGCTGCTTCAGCTCGGCAAGCTGCGTCTGGAGCTGCGCGAGCTCGTTGAGCTTGGTGCCGAGCTGGGCCTTGGCGATGGGATCGGTTGCCGCCTTGGCCTGGAGCTCGCTGATCTCCTGTCCGAGCTTCTCGATCTTCTTCTCGATCTCCTTGATCTGGTCTTCCGAAGACGAGGTGCGGCTCATGCCGTTCGATGCGCCTGCCGAGGCGGAAGTGCCGGCCGGCAGTCCCTGGTCGGATGAGCCGTTCTGGTCGAACGAGCCGTTCTGGCCAGCCTCCCCGTCCGACGGGGCCGTTAGTTGGGCCTGAAGCATCTCCCTGGCCTGGTCGGAGATGGTCACGGTGTCGCCGGTCGAGGTGGAGGCGGAGGAGCCGCCGTAGTTCTGATCGTTCCTGTTGTAAATGGCGTTCGCTTCGCTGACATTTGTCGATGCCAGCCACTGTGAGACGGACAAGCCGGAAACTGTTGTCATTAGGGACCTCCTGCGGGGGTGGCAAATTTTTCTTAGTACTGGTTCCCAAGCAAAATTTTGACCGAAGTCAGGGCGCGGCTGTTGTCGTTCGTGTTAGCGATATTCTGTCTGGCGAAAAGTATCGTGTTATTTCAAATAGTTACAACTAAGAATTTTTGTATGCAAAGAATTGTAAAGGCGTTGTGCTGGGAACAGTATTTGCAATATTGCCCCAATGGTCATGGGACTAGGGTAACTTGCTGATATGGAATGCGGACTTTGACCATGTCGGCGGCGGAGTCTGCCAGCAGGGGGGAATTATATGCCCAAGTAGGGTGGCGCATGGCGATATCCCGAAAAATCACATAATTGCTGTGCGAAATACCCGTCACAGATCGGGCCGGGCAGGCGAGCTGTAAATTACTTGTTGAAATAGTAGCAATATTGTACTAGCAAGGCCTATCCATCATGATACGACCTGTGGGGAGTTTCTTGGACGGCTGTGCGCGGAATCGCACCAGTCCTTCATGTATAATACAGGTATTCTATTTCGGCAAAAACGATTGGTATAGGTTTATACTATCGACTGGTTGTCGCAAAAATAGGTGGGGCCAACGTGCGTAGCATACTTGCAGAGTGGCCGTAGCCCCAGAAAAACAGGTGTAATGATCGGATGTTGCAGTACAGGGGGAAGTGTCTGATCCGCACACGATTGGTCGTTGGAATGTGTGTACGGCAACCGCTCAACGCAGAGACGACAAGTAACAAAGTTCGCATATAATTAGGGTGTGTTTATAGGTCTTGGGGCGGCACCATCGTGCGAAGCTATTGAGTACAAGTTGTCGGGTACTGCGAGAAACACTTTCCGCATGGGCCGAAGTCTTTGAAATCGGCTTGATTCACATCTTGCGGAGGTAGGAATTCGGTTGCTGGGCCGGAATATAAGGCGGCGGAGCGACTATGTCTCTTCTGAGTTCACCATGCGTTGCATGGTCCGCCCTTCGGATGACGTCTCAATGGGGGGAATCAATGATATTTGCAGCAGAGAAGTGGAGCTGAAGATGGTTGCCATGGTTCAATCTTTGGTCAGCCGGCATGCCACACGTCACGTTGGCGGAGCGTTCCGGCGGCTGGTCTGGCTGTGTGTTTGTCTGGCGCTTTCCGGGTGTGGCTACTATGCCCAGCCCATTGCAGAGAGTGAGATCCACAACGAGCCACAGCAGGAGCTCCACACGCTCAGCACCGGGGACGAGATCGAGGTCCGTTTCACCTACTGGCCGGAGCTCAACGAGATTCAGCAGATCCGTCCGGACGGCTACGTCGATCTCGGAATCGTCAACGAGGTCAGGGCGGCCGGCAAGACCGTGCCCGAGCTGACCGCCGAGCTGAAAACGCGTTACGCCTCGACCCTCAAGAATCCAGAAATCTCCATAGTTGTCCGCAACTACGCCAAGGAGTACGTGTACGTCGGCGGCGAGGTGCTCACGCCCGGCCTCATCGCTTTGGGCCCGGAAATGACGGCGCTTGAAGCCATCATGGCCGCCGGCGGCCAGCTCAAAGCCTCGGCGCGCATGTCCGGCGTCATCTTGGTGCGGCACACGGGCGGCAAGCGCTACGCCGCGGCCATCGACCTCGCCGAGCAGATCGACGGCAAGGAGAGCGTGCCGGTCGTTCTGCAGCCCAGGGACATCGTCTTTGTGCCCAGGACCCCGATCGACCACATAGATCAGTTCGTGGACCAGTACATCAACAAGACGATCCCCAACACCGCGCTGCAGTATACGCGTTCGACCACAACCGGGGACGTGACCGAGACCATAGGGGTTGTACCGCAATGATAGCCGACCGCGAACACACGCTCCACCGGGAAGCCCTGGAAGAGTTGCTGCCGCGGGAGGGGCGCAGCTCTATCCGCGACATTCTGCAGTCCATGTTCCGGCACAAGAGGACGATCGTGCTCTTTTTCCTGGGCGTGGTCGTTTCCGTGCTGATCGTGTCCTTGCTGACGCCCAACGTCTACGAATCGGACGCACGGGTGCTGCTCCGTGTCGGGCGCGAGAGCGTTGGGGTGGACGCCTCCGTCGTGGGGCCCACGTCCAACCTCAACCAGTTCCGCGAAGAGGAGGTCAACTCCGAGCTCAGCGTGCTCGAAAGCCGGTTCCTCAGCGAAAAGGTTGTGGAAAAGCTGGGGGTCAAAGCCTTCTCGCACGACCGCGGCCTGATCTCGAAGCTGCTGAACTCCATCGGCCTGGGCCTGGGCGACAATCCGGACGACCTGTCCAGGCAGGACAAGCTCCGGATGGAGGTGATCAAGGAGGTGCACAAGCACTTCAAGGTGGAGGCCCTGAAGAAGAGCGCCACACTGACGCTCTCCTACAGGGATGAGGACCCGCACTTCGCCCAGGAGGTGCTCCATGCCTACATCGACGCCTATCTGCAGCACCACATCGAGGTCTACAAGTCCCAGGCCACGCCCGAGTTCTTCGAGAGGGAAGCAGCCTCCATCCTCCAGCGCCTGACGGATAAGGAAAACGATCTCAAGGACTTCCAGAAAAAGCACCATATCGCTTCCGTGGATCTGCAAAAGCAGACTCTGCAGGACCGCATCAGCAGGCTCAAGGCGGAGCTCGGCGGTGGCACCCAGCACGGCAATCTCGACGGCGCCATGCCGAAGATCAGCTCCAGCCGCGCCAGAATCGCCTACATCGAGAAGGTCCTCAAAGACATTCCGCAGGTATCGGTCCAGGAAAAGGTCGTGGGCGAAACCAACGGCGGCGTGGCGTCCAACGCCATCAAGCGCCGGCTGCTGGACCTGCGACTCAAGGAGATCGACATGGCCGGCCGCTACACCGACTCCTACCGGCCGCTCATCAATCTGCGCGAGCAGATTAAGGAGGCGGAGCTCGCCCTCTC from Oceanidesulfovibrio marinus includes:
- a CDS encoding GumC family protein; protein product: MIADREHTLHREALEELLPREGRSSIRDILQSMFRHKRTIVLFFLGVVVSVLIVSLLTPNVYESDARVLLRVGRESVGVDASVVGPTSNLNQFREEEVNSELSVLESRFLSEKVVEKLGVKAFSHDRGLISKLLNSIGLGLGDNPDDLSRQDKLRMEVIKEVHKHFKVEALKKSATLTLSYRDEDPHFAQEVLHAYIDAYLQHHIEVYKSQATPEFFEREAASILQRLTDKENDLKDFQKKHHIASVDLQKQTLQDRISRLKAELGGGTQHGNLDGAMPKISSSRARIAYIEKVLKDIPQVSVQEKVVGETNGGVASNAIKRRLLDLRLKEIDMAGRYTDSYRPLINLREQIKEAELALSKEKETLTQVTEMPDPIYSALSRELEEERVVLREQLARKDAIEESLQNAENELNELVSSEVEFKQLQREVNVLQNEYLQYRDNLLRSKIANALDQAKISNVSIVQPPTFPVEHILPKRTINLLVGMFFGLFGGIGLALLLEYFDDSLKSEEEVERRLKLPVIASVSNKEFEKCI
- a CDS encoding polysaccharide biosynthesis/export family protein; this translates as MVQSLVSRHATRHVGGAFRRLVWLCVCLALSGCGYYAQPIAESEIHNEPQQELHTLSTGDEIEVRFTYWPELNEIQQIRPDGYVDLGIVNEVRAAGKTVPELTAELKTRYASTLKNPEISIVVRNYAKEYVYVGGEVLTPGLIALGPEMTALEAIMAAGGQLKASARMSGVILVRHTGGKRYAAAIDLAEQIDGKESVPVVLQPRDIVFVPRTPIDHIDQFVDQYINKTIPNTALQYTRSTTTGDVTETIGVVPQ
- a CDS encoding B12-binding domain-containing radical SAM protein, with amino-acid sequence MNILLVYPNCPETFWNFRAALSYVSRKATLPPLGLLTVAAMLPASWERRLIDLNVRSLSDADISWADMVFIGGMIVQKDSALQVARRCKDMGKTVVGGGPLFNALTDDFAEVVDHFVLGEAEITLPMFLEDLAQDVPKREYASDVRPEITTVPIPEWRLINPRDYYVMPLQYSRGCPFNCEFCDIVLLNGRIPRTKPPEQMMAEVQALYDAGWRGGVFIVDDNFIGNTRAVKRFLPELIAWQKAHRYPFTFITEASVNLSDDAELMRLMSEANFNKVFLGIETPEESSLKECGKHQNTSRDLVQAVRTIQGHGMQVMAGFIVGFDSDTESTFDIQIRFIQTVGVVTAMVGLLNALPYTRLWHRLREEKRLLAETSGDNTDGRMNFIPKMDCATLLAGYRRIVAEIYSCRSYYRRIGTFLEHYTPTARRHWNGEQTLALCRSIVRLGVLSRHRLHYWRLVGKTLCTQVRALPEAIELAIMSEHFFRLRERLIREVDGCLEQSAPKEVLPAAGR